Proteins from a genomic interval of Marmoricola sp. OAE513:
- a CDS encoding N-acetyltransferase family protein, which yields MDPMSAPVTIRDAVEADLVSVAAIYTHESLHAYSTFETEERPLGDWQHKLTTGDPFVVAVDGDRVVGFAYASPFRDRPAYHRTRETSVYLHTDARRSGTGSLLYAALLERLRAAGFHTALALIAMPNDGSVALHVRHGFELAGTMSEVGDKQDRMIDVAIYQLML from the coding sequence ATGGATCCCATGTCTGCCCCCGTGACGATCCGCGACGCCGTCGAGGCCGATCTCGTCTCGGTCGCCGCGATCTACACCCACGAGTCGCTGCACGCCTACTCCACGTTCGAGACCGAGGAGCGACCGCTGGGCGACTGGCAGCACAAGCTCACCACGGGCGACCCGTTCGTGGTCGCCGTGGACGGCGATCGGGTGGTCGGCTTCGCCTACGCGTCGCCCTTCCGTGACCGCCCGGCCTACCACCGGACCCGGGAGACCTCCGTCTACCTGCACACCGACGCCCGACGTTCGGGCACCGGCAGCCTGCTGTACGCCGCCCTGCTCGAACGGCTCCGCGCGGCCGGGTTCCACACGGCGTTGGCCCTGATCGCGATGCCGAACGACGGCAGCGTCGCGCTGCACGTGCGGCACGGGTTCGAGCTCGCCGGGACGATGTCCGAGGTGGGCGACAAGCAGGACCGGATGATCGACGTCGCGATCTACCAGCTGATGCTGTAG
- a CDS encoding DinB family protein, with translation MAIEPDTKDWTWVLEERCDECGFDPAVVDVRALPDLIAANLRGWDGALADPDAAVRPASNVWSVLEYGCHVRDVHRLFGERVRLMLEEDDPQFANWDQDETAVESRYDEQDPAVVAGEMAEAADQIAAVFAGVQEDQWDRPGRRSNGSRFTVATLGAYYLHDVVHHLHDIGR, from the coding sequence GTGGCCATCGAACCTGACACCAAGGACTGGACCTGGGTCCTCGAAGAGCGCTGCGACGAGTGCGGCTTCGATCCGGCAGTCGTGGACGTGCGCGCCCTGCCTGACCTGATCGCCGCGAACCTGCGCGGGTGGGACGGCGCGCTCGCCGATCCGGACGCCGCCGTCCGACCGGCGTCGAACGTCTGGTCCGTGCTCGAGTACGGCTGCCACGTCCGCGACGTGCACCGCCTGTTCGGCGAGCGGGTGCGGTTGATGCTCGAGGAGGACGACCCGCAGTTCGCGAACTGGGACCAGGACGAGACCGCGGTCGAGAGCCGGTACGACGAGCAGGACCCGGCCGTCGTCGCGGGTGAGATGGCCGAGGCCGCCGACCAGATCGCCGCTGTGTTCGCGGGCGTGCAGGAGGACCAGTGGGACCGTCCGGGCCGACGCAGCAACGGCTCGCGCTTCACGGTCGCCACCCTCGGGGCGTACTACCTGCACGACGTCGTCCACCACCTGCACGACATCGGTCGGTGA
- a CDS encoding DUF3046 domain-containing protein produces the protein MRHTEFWERLDAALGPAYSRSWATLYVMADLGGRTAQEALDAGVPPKEVWRAVWAALDLPAKER, from the coding sequence GTGAGGCACACCGAGTTCTGGGAGCGCCTCGACGCGGCCCTCGGGCCGGCGTACTCGCGCTCCTGGGCGACCCTCTACGTCATGGCCGACCTCGGCGGTCGGACCGCGCAGGAAGCGCTGGACGCCGGTGTCCCGCCGAAGGAGGTCTGGCGCGCGGTCTGGGCTGCCCTCGACCTGCCCGCGAAGGAAAGGTGA
- a CDS encoding MFS transporter — MGETVAGASTATAALQRRTVQTLVGAQAFGAVGITIGVATASLLASDLANSETLAGTAQTAQVLGAGGASWLLARVMASHGRRIGLVLGYLLGAAGSALAVLAGVVESMPLLLLGATLLGATSSANYASRYAATDLAPAAEQGRALAIVVWSTTIGAVAGPNLTGPAADLAAAWGIPELTGPFALGAFGMLIAALVLFVRLRPDPLLAARRLHAAAVQDGTATASSAQPIREILRERPILVAAMTGLAAAHAVMISVMVMTPLHMRHGHAGLKVIGIVISLHVLGMFAFAPLFGSAVDRFGAPVVLALGGAVLLGSLLFCALSPEGSSEAIFVGLFLLGLGWSMATVAASTLVAQQAPIASLTVVQGTADLVMSLAAAVGGAASGVIVGVFSFSTLAAFASIFAVVGLVAALWSARLVRVSPAL; from the coding sequence ATGGGGGAGACCGTGGCCGGTGCGTCGACCGCGACCGCCGCGCTGCAGCGACGTACGGTTCAGACCTTGGTCGGGGCCCAGGCGTTCGGTGCCGTCGGCATCACCATCGGTGTCGCCACCGCGTCCCTGCTCGCCAGCGACCTCGCGAACTCCGAGACCCTTGCCGGTACGGCGCAGACCGCCCAGGTGCTCGGCGCCGGTGGGGCGTCCTGGCTCCTGGCACGGGTGATGGCGTCGCACGGACGCCGGATCGGGCTCGTGCTCGGCTACCTGCTCGGGGCGGCGGGATCAGCCCTCGCCGTCCTCGCCGGCGTCGTGGAGTCGATGCCGCTGCTGCTCCTCGGTGCCACCCTGCTGGGCGCCACCAGCTCGGCCAACTACGCGTCCCGTTACGCCGCCACCGACCTCGCGCCGGCAGCCGAACAGGGACGTGCACTCGCGATCGTGGTCTGGTCGACGACCATCGGTGCCGTCGCGGGCCCGAACCTGACCGGTCCCGCCGCGGACCTGGCCGCCGCCTGGGGGATCCCCGAGCTCACCGGTCCGTTCGCGCTCGGCGCCTTCGGCATGCTGATCGCCGCGCTGGTGCTGTTCGTCCGGCTGCGGCCGGATCCCTTGCTCGCGGCCCGCCGGCTGCACGCGGCCGCGGTCCAGGACGGTACGGCGACCGCGTCGTCGGCCCAGCCGATCCGGGAGATCCTGCGGGAGCGTCCGATCCTGGTCGCGGCGATGACCGGGCTGGCGGCAGCCCACGCGGTGATGATCTCGGTGATGGTGATGACGCCGCTGCACATGCGGCACGGGCACGCCGGTCTCAAGGTGATCGGGATCGTGATCAGCCTGCACGTGCTGGGGATGTTCGCCTTCGCGCCGCTCTTCGGCAGCGCGGTCGACCGGTTCGGAGCACCGGTGGTCCTCGCGCTCGGGGGAGCGGTGCTACTCGGCTCGCTGCTGTTCTGCGCGCTCTCGCCCGAGGGCAGCTCGGAGGCGATCTTCGTCGGCCTGTTCCTGCTCGGCCTCGGCTGGTCGATGGCCACCGTCGCCGCCTCGACCCTCGTCGCGCAGCAGGCTCCGATCGCCTCGCTCACCGTCGTGCAAGGGACCGCGGACCTGGTGATGAGCCTCGCCGCTGCTGTCGGTGGCGCCGCCTCCGGCGTCATCGTCGGGGTCTTCTCGTTCTCCACGCTCGCGGCGTTCGCGTCGATCTTCGCCGTGGTCGGCCTGGTCGCCGCGCTCTGGTCGGCCAGGCTGGTCCGCGTTTCACCAGCGCTCTAG
- the recA gene encoding recombinase RecA, translating to MDKERDNKDKALDMALATIEKNYGKGSVMRLGDEVRAPLEVIPTGSISLDIALGLGGLPRGRVVEIYGPESSGKTTVALHAVANAQAAGGIVAFIDAEHALDPDYAKALGVDTDALLVSQPDSGEQALEIADMLIRSGALDLIVIDSVAALVPKAEIEGEMGDSHVGLQARLMSQALRKMTGALNNTNTTMIFINQLREKIGVMFGSPETTTGGKALKFYSSVRLDVRRIETLKDGTDMVGNRTRVKVVKNKVAPPFKQAEFDIMYGRGISREGGLIDVGVEQGIVRKAGAWYTYEGDQLGQGKENSRGFLKDNPDLANEIEKRILEKLGIGPTLDAPARRRRTAEGDRPRWHRFLIRSR from the coding sequence ATGGACAAAGAGCGGGACAACAAGGACAAGGCGCTCGACATGGCCCTTGCCACGATCGAGAAGAACTACGGCAAGGGTTCGGTGATGCGTCTCGGTGACGAGGTCCGCGCCCCCCTCGAGGTGATCCCCACCGGGTCGATCTCCCTCGACATCGCGCTCGGCCTCGGCGGTCTGCCGCGCGGTCGCGTCGTCGAGATCTACGGTCCGGAGTCCTCCGGTAAGACGACGGTGGCCCTGCACGCGGTTGCCAACGCGCAGGCCGCGGGCGGCATCGTCGCCTTCATCGACGCCGAGCACGCGCTCGATCCCGACTACGCCAAGGCGCTCGGTGTCGACACCGACGCGCTCCTGGTCTCGCAGCCCGACAGCGGTGAGCAGGCGCTCGAGATCGCGGACATGCTGATCCGTTCCGGCGCGCTCGACCTGATCGTCATCGACTCGGTGGCCGCGCTGGTGCCGAAGGCCGAGATCGAGGGCGAGATGGGCGACAGCCACGTCGGCCTCCAGGCCCGACTGATGAGCCAGGCGCTGCGCAAGATGACCGGTGCGCTGAACAACACCAACACCACGATGATCTTCATCAACCAGCTCCGCGAGAAGATCGGTGTCATGTTCGGCTCGCCGGAGACCACGACCGGCGGCAAGGCGCTGAAGTTCTACTCCTCGGTCCGCCTCGACGTCCGTCGCATCGAGACCCTCAAGGACGGCACCGACATGGTCGGCAACCGGACCCGGGTCAAGGTCGTGAAGAACAAGGTCGCGCCGCCGTTCAAGCAGGCCGAGTTCGACATCATGTACGGCCGTGGCATCTCCCGCGAGGGTGGCTTGATCGACGTGGGTGTCGAGCAGGGCATCGTCCGCAAGGCCGGCGCCTGGTACACCTACGAGGGTGACCAGCTCGGTCAGGGCAAGGAGAACTCGCGCGGCTTCCTCAAGGACAACCCCGACCTCGCCAACGAGATCGAGAAGCGCATCCTCGAGAAGCTCGGCATCGGTCCGACCCTCGACGCCCCGGCCCGACGCCGCCGCACCGCCGAAGGTGATCGACCCCG